The genomic segment AGGAAGATGAAAGTATGAGTGAGATGAATAAAGAGAAAGATAAATGACTTTATTTTGGggaaagagaaatattttccGTCCATCCCACTagggtaaatatttaccctCAGAATGAAGGAACTAATTCTtctatttcttcttcttcatcacttTAGAACTTTTAGGCAACAATATGTTTTTAAGTTTCTATTCCATTAACCTTGTTTTCTTAGTTTGACTAATAATTCCCATAAATATTTATTCTCAATACAAGTATTTTATCTATATCTGCCTTGGagataattgattattttcaGATTTGGTGACACTAATGATGTTATACTAGCGCTATAATTGTGTTAAGATTTCTATGTTCCATCCCCCTCTGAAAAATGGAATTGGTGTTAGTGCAACCTAGAACTAGTTTGTTCATTTGAATTTCTTGTCATACTTATGGTGTAATTTAAATGGTTCGTGTGATTTAGAAACCTGAGGGAGAGGAGTAATATCAGTTCTTTATTTCAGTCTTCTTAGGAATGAACTAGATGAGATTCCAAAAATTGGTATAACAATGGAATATATATGCCATTATATTATGTAAGTGTGTAGTTTTTTCCTAGAATTTGataaatttgctacatttggATATCTGTTGTATATTTTCATACTGCTGTCTTCCGTTGTATGCCTTGTGCTTCTTTTGTTGACTAGAGTACCAAAAGGTGTGAGCTTATTAAGAAATTATTGTAAGTTGTTTTCAATGTGTTTTCTTATTGTGTTAGACTCGTTAAACTTGTTTGCAGTCTGAAACATAAGTGAACTTAATCGATTGTCAATTATTAGAGCATCAATGGCATCTTTTGAACCAACCATTAGCCTGGATGAATATGCATTTATTCCTCGGGAGAAGATGCAGCAGCCTAAAATGGGCAGGAAAGCTATTACTGATATGACTAAGTCTAAGAAGCAGCTTGCAAAGGACAATTCATCAGTAAAGAACCTCAATACTCTAAAGGCACCGGAAAAGGTGGTGCAACCTAAAATTCGCAGGAAACCTCTTGGTGATTTAACAAACTCGAAGCAGCCATGTGTACTTGAAAATTCATCCAAGAAAAACTGTATTAAGAACGTTTATGCTTTCAAGAAAGAGCAACTTTACAGTTTTGCTTCAGGGGAAGGTTTTCTGCATAACCACAACGAGTGCATGAAGGCAAATCCTCAATTATTGAATATGAGCATGGATTATTTTCTGGAAACTGTTGCGCTCAAAAGAGGTAACAT from the Amaranthus tricolor cultivar Red isolate AtriRed21 chromosome 12, ASM2621246v1, whole genome shotgun sequence genome contains:
- the LOC130797238 gene encoding uncharacterized protein LOC130797238; this translates as MASFEPTISLDEYAFIPREKMQQPKMGRKAITDMTKSKKQLAKDNSSVKNLNTLKAPEKVVQPKIRRKPLGDLTNSKQPCVLENSSKKNCIKNVYAFKKEQLYSFASGEGFLHNHNECMKANPQLLNMSMDYFLETVALKRDSSALQLPQLYKSSTLELDTSMTIEEVEFLNISAPPSPQTPRFAGSPSRDLDCKNLELSPLRLKDTPVRVKISI